One window of Stenotrophomonas indicatrix genomic DNA carries:
- a CDS encoding SMI1/KNR4 family protein, producing MGTLSDIEQAAGQSFPPLFKQLHAVGRLSWGSPHPEWSEVVFPTLQADPPVLLYAQEYEPLEHDELLEAWQELATEDHYNPLRSDLQLLPFARTGAGDSYCFWSNAPGFVEPPVVLVWHDDDRADVLAASYQDFLFRKMVEAVAEYERPYSLLSQGELGGNLQRWLQTHQSFLRSDQYAALQRLFARVDDIAEGSISDDDAQSIVAAVIGFERLDESFAYVREDA from the coding sequence ATGGGCACGCTATCTGACATCGAACAGGCCGCCGGCCAGTCTTTCCCGCCCTTGTTCAAGCAGCTGCATGCAGTGGGTCGGTTGAGCTGGGGCAGTCCCCATCCGGAATGGTCCGAGGTGGTCTTTCCGACGTTGCAGGCGGATCCGCCGGTGCTGTTGTACGCCCAGGAGTACGAGCCGTTGGAACACGATGAGCTGCTTGAGGCGTGGCAGGAGCTTGCGACGGAGGATCACTACAATCCCCTGCGCTCTGACCTGCAGCTGCTGCCCTTCGCGCGGACCGGGGCAGGCGACAGCTACTGCTTCTGGAGCAACGCGCCCGGTTTCGTCGAACCGCCGGTCGTGCTGGTGTGGCATGACGACGATCGTGCCGATGTGCTGGCCGCCAGTTACCAGGATTTCCTGTTCCGCAAGATGGTCGAAGCGGTTGCCGAGTACGAGCGGCCGTACTCGCTGCTGTCGCAAGGCGAACTGGGCGGGAATCTGCAGCGCTGGCTGCAGACCCACCAGTCCTTCCTGCGCAGTGACCAGTACGCAGCGTTGCAGCGGCTGTTCGCCCGCGTTGACGATATTGCTGAAGGAAGTATCAGCGACGATGACGCGCAGTCCATCGTCGCTGCGGTGATCGGCTTTGAGCGGTTGGACGAGTCGTTCGCCTACGTGCGCGAAGACGCCTGA
- a CDS encoding VOC family protein: MNATAHSFIVNIDVPDLAAAETFYTQALGLRIGRRLGSGATELLGGPTPLYLLQNDTGSASTEDGDVRDYERHWTPVHLDWVVADIDAALARAVVAGAAPERPIRERRWGKIAVLSDPFGHGFCLIQFSDEGYDALGE; the protein is encoded by the coding sequence ATGAACGCCACTGCCCACAGCTTCATCGTCAACATCGATGTCCCTGACCTGGCCGCCGCCGAGACGTTCTACACCCAGGCATTGGGCCTGCGCATCGGTCGTCGGCTGGGTTCCGGTGCCACCGAACTGCTCGGTGGCCCCACGCCGCTGTACCTGCTGCAGAACGATACCGGCAGTGCATCGACCGAAGACGGCGATGTGCGCGATTACGAGCGCCACTGGACGCCGGTGCATCTGGACTGGGTGGTCGCTGACATCGACGCCGCGCTTGCCCGCGCGGTTGTGGCCGGAGCCGCGCCCGAACGTCCCATCCGCGAACGCCGCTGGGGAAAGATCGCCGTGCTGTCCGATCCTTTCGGCCATGGCTTCTGCCTGATCCAGTTCAGCGACGAGGGTTACGACGCGCTGGGCGAATGA
- a CDS encoding LysR family transcriptional regulator, with product MATDNLSHLAAFAAVARHRSFRRAGAELALSTSAVSYAIRALEERLGVGLFHRTTRSVALTEAGQRLLERLQPALGQVHDALEEMNHFRAVPAGLLRINATRAAVATQLGPRLARFLHAHPDVRVELTENDGLVDIVAEGYDAGVRLHEFVPEDMVAVPMGPPLRGLIVGSPEYLRRRPAPQHPRDLAAHECIRFRFASGHLYKWQFEREGQTLEIDVPGRLTLGEQGTVVGAVLDGIGLAYVLEDTARPYLDDGRLVAVLEDWSEPFAGFALYYPKQRQMPGALRAFVDMLRE from the coding sequence ATGGCCACTGACAACCTGTCCCACCTGGCCGCCTTCGCCGCGGTCGCCCGCCACCGCAGCTTCCGCCGCGCCGGCGCCGAACTGGCCCTGTCGACCTCGGCGGTGAGCTATGCGATCCGCGCGCTGGAGGAGCGGCTGGGGGTGGGGCTGTTCCATCGGACCACCCGCAGCGTGGCCCTGACCGAGGCCGGACAACGGCTGCTGGAGCGCCTGCAGCCGGCGCTGGGCCAGGTGCACGATGCGCTGGAAGAAATGAATCACTTCCGCGCCGTTCCGGCCGGCCTGCTGCGGATCAACGCGACGCGGGCGGCGGTGGCGACCCAGTTGGGGCCGCGGCTGGCGCGTTTCCTGCACGCGCATCCCGATGTACGGGTGGAGCTGACCGAGAACGATGGTCTGGTCGATATCGTTGCCGAGGGCTACGACGCTGGCGTGCGCCTGCACGAGTTCGTGCCCGAGGACATGGTGGCGGTGCCGATGGGGCCGCCGCTGCGCGGATTGATCGTCGGTTCACCCGAGTACCTGCGGCGGCGTCCAGCACCGCAGCATCCGCGCGACCTGGCCGCGCACGAATGCATCCGCTTCCGCTTCGCCAGCGGACATCTGTACAAGTGGCAGTTCGAGCGCGAGGGCCAGACCCTGGAGATCGACGTACCGGGCCGGCTGACGCTGGGCGAGCAGGGCACCGTGGTTGGCGCGGTGCTCGATGGCATCGGCCTGGCCTATGTGCTGGAAGACACCGCGCGCCCGTACCTGGACGACGGCCGCCTGGTAGCGGTGCTGGAAGACTGGAGCGAACCGTTCGCCGGGTTCGCGTTGTACTACCCGAAGCAGCGGCAGATGCCCGGTGCGCTGCGTGCGTTCGTGGATATGTTGCGCGAATGA
- a CDS encoding NAD(P)-dependent alcohol dehydrogenase, protein MSLARGYAAHTHTDPLVPFEFERRAVGPNDVRIEILYSGICHSDLHQARDDWGGSIYPMVPGHEIIGRVTEVGSEVTRFKVGDHAGVGCMVDCCRHCDACKHDLEQYCAEGATWTYNGRERADGAPTYGGYSDHVVVEQRFVVKVSETLDLKAAAPLLCAGITTWSPLRHWKVGPGQKVGVIGLGGLGHMGVKFAKALGAHVVMITTTPEKGADAKRLGADEVLVSRDAEQMKAHAGSFDFLLNTIPVGHDTNPYMGLLKREATMCLVGVLTELDPPLTGGSVIFGRKHLTGSAIGGMAETQEMMDFCAEHGIVSDVEMIDIKNVNEAWERMARNDVRYRFVIDMATMKNAA, encoded by the coding sequence ATGTCCCTCGCCCGTGGTTACGCCGCCCACACCCATACCGACCCGCTGGTACCCTTCGAATTCGAGCGCCGCGCCGTCGGCCCGAACGATGTGCGCATCGAGATCCTGTACAGCGGCATCTGCCATTCCGACCTGCACCAGGCCCGCGACGACTGGGGTGGTTCGATCTACCCGATGGTGCCGGGCCACGAGATCATCGGCCGCGTCACCGAAGTCGGCAGCGAGGTCACCCGCTTCAAGGTCGGCGACCACGCCGGCGTCGGCTGCATGGTCGACTGCTGCCGCCACTGCGATGCCTGTAAACACGATCTGGAGCAGTACTGCGCCGAAGGTGCCACCTGGACCTACAACGGCCGTGAACGCGCCGATGGTGCCCCGACCTACGGCGGCTATTCCGACCACGTGGTGGTCGAGCAGCGCTTCGTGGTCAAGGTCTCCGAAACGCTGGACCTGAAGGCCGCCGCGCCACTGCTGTGCGCCGGCATCACCACCTGGTCGCCGCTGCGCCATTGGAAGGTCGGCCCGGGCCAGAAGGTCGGCGTGATCGGCCTGGGTGGCCTCGGCCACATGGGCGTGAAGTTCGCCAAGGCGCTCGGCGCGCACGTGGTGATGATCACCACCACCCCGGAGAAGGGTGCCGATGCCAAGCGCCTGGGCGCTGACGAAGTGCTGGTTTCGCGCGATGCCGAGCAGATGAAGGCACATGCCGGCAGCTTCGACTTCCTGCTCAACACCATCCCGGTCGGCCATGACACCAACCCGTACATGGGCCTGCTCAAGCGTGAGGCGACCATGTGCCTGGTCGGCGTGCTGACCGAACTGGACCCGCCGCTGACTGGTGGCAGCGTGATCTTCGGTCGCAAGCACCTGACTGGCTCGGCGATCGGCGGCATGGCCGAAACCCAGGAAATGATGGACTTCTGTGCCGAGCACGGCATCGTCAGCGATGTGGAGATGATCGACATCAAGAACGTGAACGAAGCCTGGGAACGCATGGCCAGGAACGATGTGCGCTACCGCTTCGTGATCGACATGGCGACGATGAAGAACGCTGCCTGA
- a CDS encoding glutamate--cysteine ligase — protein MSSPSHVADTPITDRSQLVAEIASGEKPRSQWRIGTEHEKFGFRLDDLRPPTFDGDRGIEALLNGLVRFGWTPVQEDGNTIALLRDGASVTLEPAGQLELSGAALETIHQTCVETGTHLNEVAQVAGELQLGFLGMGFQPKWTRDEMPWMPKGRYKIMRSYMPKVGSLGLDMMTRTCTVQVNLDYASEADMVKKFRVSLALQPIATALFADSPFTEGKPNGYLSYRSHIWTDTDADRTGMLDFVFEDGFGYERYVDYLLDVPMYFSYRDGIYHDASGQNFRDFMQGKLPVLPGQLPTLRDWSDHTTTAFPEVRLKKYLEMRGADGGPWSRLCALPAFWVGLLYDDTALDAAWDLVRDFSLVERHALRDGVPKHAMNLPFRNGTVRDLARDAVKISVEGLKRRAARNADGQDESKFLDVLQEIVESGLTPAERKLALFHGRWHGDVDPVFREFAY, from the coding sequence TTGTCGAGCCCCAGCCACGTCGCCGATACGCCCATTACCGACCGCTCGCAACTGGTGGCGGAGATCGCCTCCGGCGAGAAGCCCCGTTCGCAGTGGCGCATCGGTACCGAGCACGAGAAGTTCGGGTTCCGTCTGGATGACCTGCGCCCGCCGACCTTCGATGGCGATCGCGGCATCGAGGCACTGCTCAACGGCCTGGTCCGTTTTGGCTGGACGCCCGTGCAGGAAGACGGCAACACCATCGCCCTGCTGCGTGATGGCGCCTCGGTGACGCTGGAGCCCGCAGGCCAGCTGGAGCTGTCCGGTGCGGCGCTGGAAACCATCCACCAGACCTGCGTGGAAACCGGCACCCACCTCAATGAAGTGGCACAGGTGGCCGGCGAGCTGCAGCTGGGCTTCCTCGGCATGGGGTTCCAGCCGAAGTGGACGCGCGATGAAATGCCGTGGATGCCCAAGGGCCGCTACAAGATCATGCGTTCGTACATGCCCAAGGTCGGTTCGCTGGGCCTGGACATGATGACCCGCACCTGCACGGTGCAGGTGAACCTGGATTACGCCAGCGAAGCGGACATGGTGAAGAAGTTCCGTGTGTCGTTGGCGCTGCAGCCGATCGCCACCGCCCTGTTCGCCGACTCGCCGTTCACCGAGGGCAAGCCGAACGGCTACCTCAGCTATCGCTCGCACATCTGGACCGACACCGATGCCGACCGTACCGGCATGCTCGACTTCGTGTTCGAGGACGGCTTCGGTTACGAGCGCTATGTCGACTACCTGCTCGACGTGCCGATGTATTTCTCCTACCGCGATGGCATCTACCACGACGCCAGCGGGCAGAACTTCCGCGACTTCATGCAGGGCAAACTGCCGGTGCTGCCGGGCCAGCTGCCGACGTTGCGTGACTGGTCGGACCACACCACCACCGCGTTCCCGGAAGTGCGGCTGAAGAAGTACCTGGAAATGCGCGGTGCCGATGGTGGCCCGTGGAGCCGCCTGTGCGCGCTGCCGGCATTCTGGGTGGGCCTGCTGTACGACGACACTGCGCTGGATGCGGCGTGGGATCTGGTGCGCGATTTCAGTCTGGTTGAACGCCACGCGCTTCGCGATGGCGTGCCCAAGCATGCGATGAACCTGCCGTTCCGCAATGGCACCGTGCGCGATCTGGCGCGCGATGCGGTGAAGATTTCCGTGGAAGGCCTGAAGCGCCGTGCGGCGCGCAATGCCGATGGCCAGGATGAAAGCAAGTTCCTGGACGTGCTGCAGGAAATCGTCGAGTCCGGCCTGACCCCGGCCGAGCGCAAGCTGGCGCTGTTCCATGGCCGCTGGCACGGCGATGTGGATCCGGTGTTCCGCGAGTTTGCTTACTGA
- a CDS encoding VIT family protein, with translation MSRHSRHPELHRADRVGWLRAAVLGANDGIVSVAGLVVGVAASGASASTILATGLAGTVAGAMSMAAGEYVSVQTQADTENADLAMEKRELHEDPHSELDELTAIYRHRGLEPALARQVAEQLTAHDALGAHARDELGITEELRARPLQAALASAAAFTCGAALPVLTALLTPVQNVATATTVSTLAGLCLTGAMAARAGGASPTRGALRVMFWGALAMAAAAAVGRLLGAHVV, from the coding sequence ATGAGCCGCCATTCACGACATCCTGAACTGCATCGCGCCGATCGCGTCGGCTGGCTGCGCGCCGCCGTGCTGGGCGCCAACGATGGCATCGTCTCGGTCGCCGGCCTGGTGGTCGGTGTGGCCGCCAGCGGCGCCTCGGCCAGCACGATCCTGGCCACCGGCCTGGCTGGCACCGTGGCCGGAGCGATGTCGATGGCCGCCGGCGAGTATGTGTCGGTGCAGACCCAGGCCGATACCGAGAATGCCGATCTGGCGATGGAAAAGCGCGAGCTGCACGAAGACCCGCACAGCGAACTGGACGAGTTGACCGCGATCTACCGCCATCGCGGGCTGGAGCCGGCGTTGGCGCGGCAGGTTGCCGAACAGCTGACCGCCCACGACGCGCTGGGCGCCCACGCGCGCGACGAACTGGGCATCACCGAGGAACTGCGCGCGCGGCCGTTGCAGGCTGCATTGGCCTCGGCCGCCGCCTTCACCTGTGGCGCCGCGCTGCCGGTGCTGACCGCACTGCTGACGCCGGTACAGAACGTCGCCACGGCGACCACGGTCAGCACGCTGGCCGGCCTGTGCCTGACCGGCGCGATGGCGGCACGCGCCGGTGGCGCGTCACCGACGCGTGGTGCCCTGCGCGTGATGTTCTGGGGTGCGCTGGCGATGGCGGCTGCAGCTGCGGTCGGCCGCCTGCTGGGCGCGCACGTCGTATGA
- a CDS encoding helix-turn-helix transcriptional regulator, producing MTGMPPTAMALLAEMVSLAGCQRAEGYACITARREHGASSVEIPQPQFAILLEGRKQVRTAHQSLTFIPGDILLITQRCRIDVVNTPDPQTGRYLSAIVPLCTEVLAAARTLWSEALPTAGPALARQALSDHATALRSWRQSLQDGRYSEARLALATLVLAWCRQGHGNLLLPHAPTLGEQIRDRIAAEPARDWQSRDVEAHFALSGATLRRRLAAEATSLRQLLTEARLAHGMQLLYTTDLPLKTVAARAGYRSAASFSKRFAEQYGLAPTDI from the coding sequence ATGACCGGCATGCCCCCCACTGCCATGGCACTGCTGGCGGAGATGGTCAGCCTGGCCGGCTGCCAACGCGCCGAAGGCTATGCCTGCATCACCGCCCGCCGCGAGCATGGCGCCAGTTCGGTGGAGATACCGCAGCCGCAGTTCGCGATCCTGCTGGAAGGCCGCAAGCAGGTGCGTACCGCACACCAGTCACTGACCTTCATCCCGGGCGACATCCTGCTGATCACCCAGCGTTGCCGCATCGATGTGGTCAACACGCCGGACCCGCAGACCGGCCGCTACCTCAGCGCGATCGTGCCGCTGTGCACTGAAGTGCTGGCGGCTGCGCGTACGCTTTGGAGCGAAGCCTTGCCGACGGCCGGACCGGCGCTGGCACGGCAGGCGCTGAGCGATCACGCCACGGCGCTGCGCAGCTGGCGGCAGTCGTTGCAGGATGGCCGCTACAGCGAAGCACGGCTGGCGCTGGCCACACTGGTGCTGGCGTGGTGCCGGCAGGGCCACGGCAACCTGTTGTTGCCGCACGCACCGACGCTGGGCGAACAGATCCGCGACCGCATCGCCGCCGAACCGGCACGCGACTGGCAGTCGCGCGACGTTGAAGCACACTTCGCGCTGAGCGGTGCGACCCTGCGGCGGCGGTTGGCGGCTGAGGCCACCAGCCTGCGCCAGCTGCTGACCGAAGCGCGCCTGGCCCACGGCATGCAGCTGCTGTACACCACCGACCTGCCGCTGAAGACCGTGGCAGCGCGCGCGGGGTATCGCTCGGCAGCGAGCTTCAGCAAGCGCTTCGCCGAGCAGTACGGGCTCGCTCCCACAGATATCTAG
- a CDS encoding MBL fold metallo-hydrolase — translation MTLRHLPLRAAPLLALSSLPLAALAEATSPAPTQQVPGVQHQRIGALQVTALFDGVVALGRQEVVDVPPTLVSRLLEGRYVPEDKKGLQTAINAFLVRQGQHLTLVDAGTAQCFGPDQGQVLGNLRAAGVDPAEIDEVLLTHAHPDHLCGILDAQGKPAFPNATVWLSKADARYWLDPASEATAPQGVRFAFALARNAVAPYQAAGRLHTFQPGDALPGHAVAMDTHGHTPGHVSYRFDSQGQSLLVWGDVLHFHAVQFAHPEAAFEADSDRTAATASRRSLLQEATAKGWWVAGAHLPFPGLGHVRSEGKAYAWVPAEFSPLPKE, via the coding sequence ATGACCCTGCGCCACCTGCCGCTGCGCGCCGCCCCGCTGCTGGCCCTGTCCTCCCTGCCGCTGGCCGCGCTGGCCGAAGCCACCTCGCCCGCCCCCACCCAGCAGGTGCCGGGCGTGCAACACCAGCGCATCGGTGCGCTGCAGGTCACCGCCCTGTTCGACGGCGTGGTTGCGCTCGGCCGGCAGGAAGTGGTCGACGTGCCGCCAACGCTGGTCAGCCGCCTGCTCGAGGGCCGCTACGTGCCCGAAGACAAGAAGGGCCTGCAGACCGCGATCAACGCCTTCCTGGTGCGCCAGGGCCAGCACCTGACGCTGGTCGATGCCGGCACCGCGCAGTGCTTCGGTCCTGACCAGGGCCAGGTACTGGGCAACCTGCGTGCGGCAGGCGTGGACCCGGCCGAGATCGATGAGGTGCTGCTGACCCACGCCCATCCCGATCACCTGTGCGGCATCCTCGATGCACAGGGCAAGCCGGCCTTTCCGAATGCGACGGTGTGGTTGTCCAAGGCCGATGCCCGCTACTGGCTCGACCCGGCCAGCGAAGCCACGGCGCCGCAAGGCGTGCGCTTCGCCTTCGCGCTGGCACGCAATGCGGTGGCGCCGTACCAGGCCGCCGGTCGCCTGCACACCTTCCAGCCTGGCGACGCCCTGCCCGGCCACGCAGTGGCGATGGATACCCACGGCCACACGCCGGGGCATGTGTCCTATCGCTTCGACAGCCAGGGGCAGTCATTGCTGGTGTGGGGCGATGTACTGCATTTCCATGCAGTGCAGTTCGCGCACCCGGAAGCGGCATTCGAGGCCGATTCGGATCGCACGGCGGCTACGGCCAGCCGTCGCAGCCTGTTGCAGGAAGCCACCGCCAAGGGCTGGTGGGTCGCCGGCGCACATCTGCCCTTCCCCGGGCTGGGGCACGTGCGCAGCGAAGGCAAGGCCTATGCGTGGGTACCGGCGGAGTTCTCGCCGTTGCCGAAGGAATGA
- the yihA gene encoding ribosome biogenesis GTP-binding protein YihA/YsxC, with product MSLLIERAQYHLSAHNMGQLPPDEGSEVAFAGRSNAGKSSALNALTRQNSLARVSKTPGRTQQLVFFQVTPDAHLVDLPGYGYAKVPLDLQAHWQAFIDRYFRTREALKGLVVVMDIRHPLKDYDRQMLAYAVQRGLPAHALLTKADKLSRSQQMQTLQKVRKELHSSFGDTVSVQVFSGAARTGAEEARGIIGGWLGLE from the coding sequence ATGTCATTGCTCATCGAACGCGCCCAATACCACCTCTCTGCCCACAACATGGGGCAGTTGCCGCCCGATGAAGGGTCCGAAGTGGCCTTTGCAGGTCGCTCCAACGCCGGCAAGTCCAGCGCGCTCAACGCGCTGACCCGCCAGAACAGCCTGGCCCGGGTCTCCAAGACGCCTGGCCGGACCCAGCAGCTGGTGTTCTTTCAGGTCACCCCGGACGCCCATCTGGTCGATCTGCCCGGTTACGGCTACGCCAAGGTGCCGCTGGACCTGCAGGCGCACTGGCAGGCCTTCATCGACCGTTACTTCCGCACCCGCGAGGCCCTGAAGGGCCTGGTGGTGGTGATGGACATCCGCCATCCGCTGAAGGACTACGACCGGCAAATGCTGGCCTACGCCGTGCAGCGTGGCCTGCCGGCGCATGCGCTGCTGACCAAGGCCGACAAGCTGAGCCGCAGCCAGCAGATGCAGACCCTGCAGAAGGTGCGCAAGGAACTGCATTCTTCGTTCGGCGATACGGTGAGTGTGCAGGTGTTCTCCGGCGCCGCCCGTACCGGCGCCGAGGAAGCCCGCGGCATCATCGGCGGCTGGCTGGGGCTGGAATAA
- a CDS encoding cytochrome c, whose translation MRHARVLAVSALATAVVAAAAFAQTTLTPLPDNGPIKTASLEVDFSKTTWGDAKAGQTKATACAACHGADGNSTVEMYPSIAGQSERYVAQQMALIANGQRSSGAAVAMVPFVQNLTPQDMRDIGAFFATQKANAGIADDTLVAEGPYKGMKFYQIGQQLYRGGDAQRGLPACMACHGPSGAGNPGPAYPHIGGQHASYVARRLQEYQAGQTNETDKAHFQIMATVAQKLTEQEVQALSSYLQGLHNKADDLAAESASTRPAAAP comes from the coding sequence ATGCGCCACGCTCGCGTTCTTGCCGTATCCGCCCTTGCTACTGCCGTTGTTGCCGCTGCTGCCTTTGCGCAGACCACGTTGACCCCGCTGCCCGACAACGGCCCGATCAAGACCGCCTCGCTCGAGGTGGATTTCAGCAAGACCACCTGGGGCGACGCCAAGGCCGGCCAGACCAAGGCCACCGCGTGTGCCGCCTGCCATGGTGCCGATGGCAATTCCACGGTGGAGATGTATCCCAGCATCGCCGGCCAGAGCGAGCGCTACGTTGCCCAGCAGATGGCCCTGATCGCCAACGGCCAGCGTAGTTCCGGCGCCGCCGTGGCGATGGTGCCGTTCGTGCAGAACCTCACCCCGCAGGATATGCGCGATATCGGCGCGTTCTTCGCCACCCAGAAGGCCAACGCCGGCATCGCCGACGATACGCTGGTGGCCGAGGGCCCGTACAAGGGCATGAAGTTCTACCAGATCGGCCAGCAGCTTTACCGCGGCGGCGACGCCCAGCGCGGGCTGCCGGCCTGCATGGCCTGTCATGGCCCCAGTGGCGCCGGCAACCCCGGCCCGGCCTACCCGCACATCGGCGGCCAGCACGCCAGCTATGTCGCCCGGCGCCTGCAGGAATACCAGGCCGGGCAGACCAACGAGACCGACAAGGCGCACTTCCAGATCATGGCCACGGTGGCGCAGAAGCTGACCGAGCAGGAGGTACAGGCCCTTTCCAGCTACCTGCAGGGCCTGCACAACAAGGCCGACGACCTCGCCGCCGAGAGCGCTTCGACGCGACCGGCCGCCGCCCCCTGA
- a CDS encoding thiol:disulfide interchange protein DsbA/DsbL — MRLIPRLLLSLLVLLPLAACAATPANAPLVEGKDYERIAQPGPFQPLAGKIEVVEVFGYTCPHCAHFEPQLAAWAAKLPADVRFTPVPAAFGGAWDSWALAYYAADEVGVAKRSHAAVFKALHEDGTLPMQNVSADELASFYKAYGVTPERYTQALRGEAVQKKVDAARAFAQRTQVPGTPAIIINGQYLVRGKSFDDQLRIASALIAQARAARGR, encoded by the coding sequence ATGAGGTTGATTCCCCGCCTTCTGCTGTCCCTGCTGGTGCTGCTGCCGTTGGCGGCCTGCGCCGCCACCCCCGCCAACGCCCCGCTGGTCGAAGGCAAAGACTACGAGCGCATCGCCCAGCCTGGCCCGTTCCAGCCGCTGGCCGGCAAGATCGAAGTGGTCGAGGTGTTCGGCTACACCTGCCCGCACTGCGCCCATTTCGAACCGCAGCTGGCCGCCTGGGCCGCCAAGCTGCCGGCCGACGTGCGCTTCACCCCGGTCCCGGCCGCCTTCGGCGGTGCCTGGGATTCCTGGGCCCTGGCCTACTACGCCGCCGACGAAGTAGGCGTGGCCAAGCGCAGCCACGCCGCCGTGTTCAAGGCCCTGCACGAGGACGGCACGCTGCCGATGCAGAACGTCTCGGCCGATGAGCTCGCCAGCTTCTACAAGGCCTACGGCGTGACCCCGGAGCGCTACACGCAGGCCCTGCGCGGCGAGGCGGTACAGAAGAAGGTCGATGCCGCCCGTGCCTTCGCCCAGCGCACCCAGGTGCCGGGCACCCCGGCCATCATCATCAACGGCCAGTACCTGGTCCGTGGCAAGAGCTTCGACGACCAGCTGCGCATCGCCTCGGCGCTGATCGCCCAGGCCCGCGCCGCCCGCGGCCGCTGA
- a CDS encoding thiol:disulfide interchange protein DsbA/DsbL, producing MKTRFAALALAALLPILAACKADDGTANTAAPAEPAATPASTEPAAPAAGSEAAAPAAEGDKTAATTAPAPTTAALTGPAPVEGADYQLIPNGQPFQPAAGKVEVVEIFGYVCPACAAFQPLVSPWKAGLPSDVNFVYVPAMFGGTWDNYARAFYAAQTLGVQEKTHEALYSAIHSQQTLKGERGADSVDDIAKFYGAYGVDPKQFAATMGSFAVNAKTNSAKQFAQRSQISGTPSIIVNGKYLVKGKSFPDMLRIADHLIARERGAAQAH from the coding sequence ATGAAGACCCGTTTCGCCGCCCTCGCCCTCGCAGCGCTGCTGCCGATCCTGGCGGCCTGCAAGGCCGACGATGGCACCGCCAACACCGCCGCCCCGGCAGAACCGGCCGCGACCCCGGCCAGCACCGAACCGGCCGCGCCGGCCGCGGGCAGCGAAGCCGCTGCACCGGCTGCCGAAGGTGACAAGACCGCCGCCACCACCGCCCCTGCCCCGACCACCGCCGCGCTGACCGGCCCGGCCCCGGTGGAAGGCGCCGACTACCAGCTGATCCCGAACGGCCAGCCGTTCCAGCCGGCCGCCGGCAAGGTCGAAGTGGTCGAGATCTTCGGTTATGTCTGCCCGGCCTGCGCGGCGTTCCAGCCGCTGGTCAGCCCGTGGAAAGCTGGCCTGCCGAGCGATGTGAACTTCGTCTACGTGCCGGCCATGTTCGGCGGTACCTGGGACAACTACGCCCGTGCCTTCTATGCCGCTCAGACCCTGGGCGTGCAGGAGAAGACCCACGAGGCGCTGTACTCGGCCATCCACTCGCAGCAGACCCTGAAGGGCGAGCGCGGTGCCGATTCGGTCGATGACATCGCCAAGTTCTATGGTGCCTACGGCGTGGATCCGAAGCAGTTCGCCGCCACCATGGGCAGCTTCGCGGTCAATGCCAAGACCAACTCGGCCAAGCAGTTCGCCCAGCGCAGCCAGATCAGCGGCACTCCGTCGATCATCGTCAACGGCAAGTACCTGGTGAAGGGCAAGAGCTTCCCGGACATGCTGCGCATTGCCGACCACCTGATCGCCCGCGAGCGCGGTGCGGCCCAGGCTCACTGA
- a CDS encoding endonuclease/exonuclease/phosphatase family protein, with protein sequence MTSPTTRTLRLLTANIQAGSSTRRYSDYVTRSWSHALPAGRKRSSLDAIATLARGHDIVGLQEADPGSLRSGFTNQTHYLAQRAGFNYWSHQPNRRMGGVASSANGLLSKLEPVEVQDHALPGRIGGRGVLLAKFGDGRDGLAVAVAHLSLGAGSRMAQLGFIAELLSDHPNAVLMGDFNCLAERPEMQVLYQKTRLQPPGCIVPTFPSWRPDRAIDHILVSSGLQTRNVEAVPAAFSDHLALAMAIDVPADALR encoded by the coding sequence GTGACTTCCCCCACAACACGGACCCTGCGTTTGCTGACGGCCAACATCCAGGCCGGCTCGAGTACCCGCCGCTACAGCGACTATGTGACCCGCAGCTGGTCACATGCGCTGCCGGCGGGTCGCAAGCGCAGCAGCCTTGACGCGATTGCCACTCTGGCGCGCGGTCATGACATCGTCGGCCTGCAGGAGGCCGACCCGGGCAGCCTGCGCTCGGGCTTCACCAACCAGACCCATTACCTGGCCCAGCGCGCCGGCTTCAATTACTGGAGCCACCAGCCGAACCGGCGCATGGGCGGTGTCGCTTCCAGTGCCAACGGCCTGCTGAGCAAGCTGGAACCGGTGGAAGTGCAGGACCACGCCCTGCCCGGCCGTATCGGCGGGCGTGGCGTGCTGCTGGCCAAGTTCGGCGATGGTCGCGATGGCCTCGCTGTTGCGGTAGCGCATCTGTCGCTGGGCGCAGGCTCGCGGATGGCCCAGCTTGGCTTCATCGCCGAGCTGTTGTCGGACCATCCCAATGCAGTGCTGATGGGCGACTTCAACTGCCTGGCCGAACGGCCGGAAATGCAGGTGCTGTACCAGAAGACCCGCCTGCAGCCGCCCGGCTGCATCGTGCCGACCTTCCCCAGCTGGCGCCCCGACCGCGCCATCGACCACATCCTGGTCAGCAGCGGTCTGCAGACCCGCAATGTGGAAGCGGTGCCGGCCGCGTTCTCCGACCATCTGGCCCTGGCGATGGCGATCGACGTCCCCGCCGACGCCCTGCGCTGA